A single region of the Pseudomonas sp. B21-023 genome encodes:
- a CDS encoding amidase gives MDILGCDANTLSEAVKRGAIRPTQVLDAYFRQVDKVNPQINALVQSNRAMAYEQAAWIERNLPRLQHKRLLGVPFSVKNTCHALGYSPDKGCAGLAGQPSEADATVVARLRGEGALLLGLTNTPELSIGYETDNLLYGQTRNPHDLSRSPGGSSGGEAALIAAGGSLLGIGSDASGSLRVPAHNSGICTLRLTQGRVPLTGHFPLDCMGMFSPFISFGPMARSIADLRLAAPLLAGPDGRDPHVAPVPWQTAPVQALASLRVAWYADDGIAPAEADVRQAVGRAADALRGEVARLDERRPEVLGQIQQLLADSVLLGGDEGQWLTDLIQQLNLREISPLLREYHALTRRSRLTVTQLRGIWMQLDRCRQAMLRFLDDYDVIICPVAATVAKGHGRSYAEVGDFSYSICYSLVNWPVAVVPVGQSRDGLPIGVQVIARPWREDLALQVAGHLEQLAGWRLPALARGA, from the coding sequence GCCAACACCCTGTCAGAAGCGGTCAAGCGCGGCGCGATCCGTCCGACACAGGTGCTGGACGCCTATTTCCGCCAGGTCGACAAGGTCAACCCGCAGATCAACGCGCTGGTCCAGAGCAACCGGGCAATGGCCTACGAACAGGCGGCATGGATCGAGCGCAACCTGCCCCGCCTGCAGCACAAGCGCCTGCTCGGCGTGCCCTTCAGCGTCAAGAACACCTGCCACGCCCTGGGCTACAGCCCGGACAAAGGCTGCGCTGGCCTCGCCGGCCAGCCCAGCGAGGCCGACGCCACCGTGGTGGCACGCCTGCGTGGCGAAGGCGCGCTGCTGCTGGGCCTGACCAACACCCCCGAGCTGAGCATCGGCTACGAGACCGACAACCTGCTCTACGGGCAAACCCGCAACCCCCATGACCTGAGCCGCAGCCCTGGCGGCAGCAGCGGTGGCGAAGCCGCGCTGATCGCCGCCGGCGGCTCGCTGCTGGGCATCGGCTCCGATGCCAGTGGCAGCCTGCGGGTGCCGGCGCACAACAGCGGCATCTGCACCTTGCGCCTGACTCAGGGCCGCGTGCCCTTGACCGGGCATTTCCCGCTCGACTGCATGGGCATGTTCAGCCCGTTCATCAGCTTCGGGCCGATGGCCCGGAGCATCGCCGACCTGCGCCTGGCCGCGCCGCTGCTGGCCGGCCCCGATGGTCGCGACCCCCATGTGGCCCCGGTGCCCTGGCAGACCGCGCCGGTGCAAGCGCTGGCGAGCCTGCGGGTGGCCTGGTATGCCGACGACGGCATCGCCCCCGCCGAAGCGGACGTGCGCCAGGCCGTGGGCCGCGCCGCCGATGCCCTGCGCGGCGAAGTCGCGCGGCTCGACGAGCGGCGCCCCGAGGTGCTCGGGCAGATTCAGCAACTGCTGGCCGACAGCGTCCTGCTCGGCGGAGACGAGGGCCAGTGGCTCACCGACCTGATCCAGCAACTGAACCTGCGCGAGATCTCGCCACTGCTGCGCGAGTACCACGCCCTGACCCGTCGCAGCCGCCTCACGGTCACCCAGCTGCGCGGTATCTGGATGCAGTTGGACCGCTGTCGCCAGGCAATGCTGCGGTTTCTCGACGACTACGACGTGATCATCTGCCCGGTGGCCGCGACGGTAGCCAAGGGCCACGGCCGCTCCTACGCCGAGGTCGGCGACTTCAGCTATTCGATCTGCTACAGCCTGGTCAACTGGCCGGTGGCGGTGGTGCCTGTGGGCCAGTCCCGCGACGGCCTGCCGATCGGTGTCCAGGTGATCGCCCGGCCCTGGCGCGAAGACCTCGCCCTGCAAGTGGCCGGCCACCTGGAGCAACTGGCGGGCTGGCGCCTGCCGGCCCTGGCCCGGGGCGCCTGA
- a CDS encoding cytochrome P450 produces MEALDNRSLHNHAGHPFTLVAAPPLQSRLRRVLGVLAAPWLLPRRWRNSRALRDRTRPYHYIGQLARRADGSWRRYLRLVTFAGDYHVLIGVEEIRGLMQHPRMGQGELVGDGRQFLVIADALGRMRLSKERQDAKQKRNIIAHLVSSPERFIQTMRSLSEQRVRRWWQGAPTLLVNAELSEFTAEVYLRSVMDLQGPVEGVGQMLEEQVDLLGQAFAYHKPAHFNRRFDELKRQLVARIGNDPGLLNSTDYTHRLSAYIDQHYQSQQDEAFATGLNGAVLAGYVAPFPSFLALVDELGRHRHYQQALREELRTQGQDHSAYIRRDDTLLHACVHEVLRLHPAQPFLFRAASRDLLLNGRFVRQGSELVADIYHVLRLPELWGEDPERFRPERFQEAPERYRQPFLAYSSGPNNCTGQMFSRYSLKVLLAELVRAGDWEASDEPLEHHFHFALAMNRPVRIRLKEQQHA; encoded by the coding sequence ATGGAAGCGCTCGACAACCGTTCACTGCACAACCACGCCGGCCATCCCTTCACCCTGGTCGCCGCCCCCCCCCTGCAAAGCCGCCTGCGGCGTGTGCTCGGTGTGCTCGCCGCGCCCTGGCTGCTGCCACGGCGCTGGCGCAATTCGCGCGCACTGCGCGACCGCACCCGCCCCTACCACTACATCGGCCAACTGGCGCGGCGCGCCGATGGCAGCTGGCGGCGCTACCTGCGCCTGGTGACCTTCGCCGGCGACTACCACGTGCTGATCGGCGTCGAGGAAATCCGCGGGCTGATGCAGCACCCGCGGATGGGCCAGGGCGAGCTGGTCGGCGACGGCCGGCAATTTCTGGTAATTGCCGACGCCCTGGGACGCATGCGCCTGAGCAAGGAACGCCAGGACGCCAAGCAGAAGCGCAACATCATCGCCCACTTGGTAAGCAGCCCGGAACGCTTCATCCAGACCATGCGCAGCCTCAGCGAACAACGGGTGCGGCGCTGGTGGCAAGGCGCCCCGACCCTGCTGGTGAACGCCGAGCTGAGCGAGTTCACCGCCGAGGTGTACCTGCGCTCGGTGATGGACCTGCAAGGCCCGGTGGAGGGCGTGGGGCAGATGCTCGAAGAGCAGGTCGACCTGCTCGGGCAGGCGTTCGCCTACCACAAGCCGGCGCACTTCAACCGCCGCTTCGACGAACTCAAGCGCCAGTTGGTGGCGCGCATCGGCAACGACCCGGGGTTGCTCAACAGCACCGACTACACGCACCGCCTCAGTGCCTACATCGACCAGCACTACCAGTCGCAGCAGGACGAGGCGTTTGCCACCGGCCTCAATGGCGCGGTGCTGGCCGGCTATGTCGCACCGTTTCCGTCGTTCCTCGCCCTGGTCGACGAGCTGGGCCGCCATCGCCACTACCAACAGGCCCTGCGCGAGGAGCTGCGTACGCAAGGCCAGGACCACAGCGCCTACATCCGCCGCGACGACACGCTGCTGCATGCCTGTGTCCACGAAGTGTTGCGCCTGCATCCGGCGCAGCCGTTCCTGTTCCGCGCGGCCAGCCGCGACCTGCTGCTCAACGGCCGGTTCGTTCGCCAGGGCAGCGAGCTGGTGGCCGACATCTACCACGTGCTGCGCCTGCCCGAACTGTGGGGCGAGGATCCCGAGCGTTTCCGCCCCGAACGTTTCCAGGAGGCCCCCGAACGCTACCGCCAGCCGTTCCTGGCCTATTCCAGCGGGCCCAACAACTGCACCGGGCAGATGTTTTCGCGCTACTCGCTCAAGGTGCTGCTGGCCGAGCTGGTGCGGGCCGGCGACTGGGAGGCCAGTGACGAGCCCCTCGAACACCACTTCCACTTCGCCCTGGCCATGAACCGCCCGGTGCGGATCCGCCTGAAGGAGCAGCAACATGCTTGA